A DNA window from Halorubrum sp. DM2 contains the following coding sequences:
- a CDS encoding HEAT repeat domain-containing protein, with protein sequence MSLYQHARDGNAEQIRDALGSDSAAVRRRAAEFLGEIGEEGDQPTIDGLLSAATTDDDPEVRGAAVDALDAIGEAALEQLLEELTGGGNDGEAEWVTARKFARALEADRPELRMAAANALARLDDASGVQPLVGALNDEDARVRLRAAQACGTFADPRAVPGLRDALGDEVPRVRRAAANALGAIGTDEALSPLLDLLDDGDESIRRIAAGALGKASNPEPVEPLARALGDESAVVRNAAVYSVIELLSNVPTQQSHAVRDQVVSELKAADDATVVEPLVEILTDGQQSRQRRNAAWILGRVADPDTPTAVEALADALADDDPQTAQFAATSLKSLGGPVVEDRLLDKLGPEHPEDARAKAVFVLGQIGGQETLNRLEEYADDDSQAVRKRVFSAVSKLKAGGP encoded by the coding sequence ATGTCGCTGTACCAGCACGCCCGGGACGGGAACGCGGAGCAGATCCGGGACGCGCTCGGCAGCGACAGCGCCGCCGTCCGCCGCCGCGCCGCCGAGTTCCTCGGCGAGATCGGCGAGGAGGGCGACCAGCCGACGATCGACGGGCTACTCAGCGCCGCGACCACCGACGACGACCCCGAGGTCCGCGGGGCTGCCGTCGACGCGCTGGACGCCATCGGCGAGGCCGCGCTCGAACAGCTCCTCGAAGAGCTCACCGGGGGTGGCAACGACGGCGAGGCCGAGTGGGTAACCGCGCGCAAGTTCGCCCGCGCACTCGAAGCCGACCGCCCGGAGCTCCGCATGGCCGCGGCGAACGCGCTCGCCCGGCTCGACGACGCGAGCGGCGTTCAACCGCTGGTGGGCGCGCTCAACGACGAGGACGCCCGCGTCCGACTGCGCGCGGCGCAGGCCTGCGGGACCTTCGCCGACCCGCGGGCGGTCCCCGGACTCCGCGACGCGCTCGGCGACGAGGTCCCGCGCGTGCGCCGTGCCGCGGCGAACGCCCTCGGGGCGATCGGCACCGACGAGGCGCTGTCGCCGCTCCTCGACCTGCTCGACGACGGCGACGAGTCGATCCGACGGATCGCGGCCGGCGCGCTCGGGAAGGCGAGCAACCCGGAGCCGGTCGAACCGCTCGCGCGGGCGCTCGGCGACGAGAGCGCGGTCGTGCGCAACGCGGCGGTGTACTCCGTCATCGAACTGCTCTCGAACGTGCCGACCCAGCAGAGCCACGCGGTCCGCGACCAGGTCGTCTCGGAGCTGAAGGCGGCCGACGACGCGACGGTCGTCGAACCGCTCGTCGAGATCCTCACCGACGGCCAGCAGTCCCGCCAGCGCCGGAACGCGGCGTGGATCCTCGGGCGCGTGGCGGACCCGGACACCCCTACGGCGGTGGAGGCGCTCGCGGACGCGCTCGCGGACGACGATCCGCAGACCGCGCAGTTCGCGGCCACGAGTCTGAAGAGCCTCGGCGGCCCGGTCGTCGAGGACCGACTGCTCGACAAGCTGGGCCCCGAACACCCGGAGGACGCCCGCGCGAAGGCCGTGTTCGTCCTCGGACAGATCGGCGGACAGGAGACGCTGAACCGCCTCGAAGAGTACGCCGACGACGACAGTCAGGCCGTCAGAAAGCGCGTGTTCTCGGCGGTCTCGAAGCTCAAGGCGGGTGGTCCGTAA
- a CDS encoding CheF family chemotaxis protein, producing MSQEDSEYKITDTQAKFAVAVREGRKVSDVSWTPGRVLLSNRRLILAGNDGKRTVPLSKLERLGGRHDANQTVARVSNYVSFDLGEQVLLVAASDHESFERDVYRALLDQKTVMAKHPAIEGGVVQDTEWEQARVKIDENGLNAALERGVFVKFDLDDISGLDAAKRTVNGDKKPVIEVSHTDDEGTSIETHVAGDPNRMRFVESWLRKGEERSSTNVDLSSRDREVLMALYSGVSPFEIPSFLGMDVDDVEETFERLVELEVVEEVRIRREVALNSRGRNIASEAMNEQ from the coding sequence ATGTCTCAGGAGGACAGCGAGTACAAGATCACCGACACCCAAGCGAAGTTCGCGGTCGCGGTCCGCGAGGGGCGGAAGGTGAGCGACGTCTCTTGGACCCCCGGACGGGTCCTCCTCTCGAACCGGCGGCTGATCCTCGCCGGCAACGACGGGAAGCGGACGGTCCCCCTGTCGAAGCTGGAGCGGCTCGGCGGTCGCCACGACGCGAACCAGACGGTCGCGCGCGTCTCGAACTACGTGAGCTTCGATCTGGGCGAGCAGGTGCTTCTCGTCGCGGCCTCCGACCACGAGTCGTTCGAGCGCGACGTCTACCGCGCGTTGCTCGACCAGAAGACCGTGATGGCGAAACACCCCGCGATCGAGGGCGGCGTCGTCCAAGACACCGAGTGGGAGCAGGCCCGCGTGAAGATCGACGAGAACGGTCTCAACGCCGCCTTGGAGCGCGGCGTCTTCGTGAAGTTCGACCTCGACGACATCAGCGGGCTCGACGCCGCGAAACGCACCGTTAACGGCGATAAGAAGCCCGTCATCGAGGTGTCACACACCGACGACGAGGGGACGAGTATCGAGACCCACGTCGCGGGCGACCCGAACCGGATGCGGTTCGTCGAGTCGTGGCTCCGCAAGGGCGAGGAGCGCTCGTCGACGAACGTCGACCTCTCCAGTCGCGACCGAGAGGTGTTGATGGCGCTGTACTCCGGCGTCTCGCCGTTCGAGATCCCCTCGTTCCTCGGGATGGACGTCGACGACGTCGAGGAGACGTTCGAGCGGCTGGTCGAGCTCGAAGTGGTCGAGGAGGTCCGGATCCGCCGGGAGGTCGCGCTCAACTCCCGCGGCCGCAACATCGCCAGCGAGGCGATGAACGAGCAGTAG